From the Camelina sativa cultivar DH55 unplaced genomic scaffold, Cs unpScaffold03383, whole genome shotgun sequence genome, the window ATTTCAATCTCATAGAAAGGATTCTTCAAGACATAGTCAGTGTAGAGCTCATAAATGTATCTAAGGAGGCTCTCCATGTGAGGAGTACCAGgttcacaaacaacaaagaacttAGTTCCTAAAAAAAGCAgaatcaacaatcaacatacaagacaaagaaattgtgatgatgaagatatCTTGCAAGTGGCGATGGATATTAATTACCAGGGAGAGACTGGAAACAATGTAAATCAAAAGTGTCGGCTTCAAGAAGCTCAATGCCAGTACAGCCATTAACAGGTGAAAGCTGCTGAGAAATGGCGTGCATTGAATGCCATAAACTAGCTACTCTCAAGCTATCATTCGTATCCATTCTTCCCTTTGTTCCACAATCCTGAATTTTCCCAAAATCCACCAAATACACACAGAAcagatcaaaaatcaaatccaaacacaGTCTATGACTTAGTATTCGTCAATTTCAGATTTCGATCTCCAATTGAagcaaatttattttcttaaattgtttCCGGCGAAGCAAATCAAAGCTAAAA encodes:
- the LOC104774521 gene encoding trafficking protein particle complex subunit 4-like; its protein translation is MAAIYSLYIINKSGGLIFYKDCGTKGRMDTNDSLRVASLWHSMHAISQQLSPVNGCTGIELLEADTFDLHCFQSLPGTKFFVVCEPGTPHMESLLRYIYELYTDYVLKNPFYEI